The following are from one region of the Hemitrygon akajei chromosome 6, sHemAka1.3, whole genome shotgun sequence genome:
- the chrm4a gene encoding muscarinic acetylcholine receptor M4, translating to MANFSLEDNKTSLTTNVTVHASPYKTVEIVFISVVTGSLSLVTVVGNILVMLSIKVNRQLQTVNNYFLFSLACADLIIAIFSMNLYTIYVIKGYWPLGAVICDLWLALDYVTSNASVMNLLIISFDRYFCVTKPLTYPARRTNKMAGLMIAAAWILSFILWAPAILFWKFVIGERTVKEGQCYIQFLSNPGVTFGTAIAAFYLPVVIMTVLYVQVSLASRSRMKSHRTESQKEKTSRSSNLLRSYFSRHHNNNTPKPTADSFGDTVKNGKLEENSSTNPATPCNRQEKTSNESSSASTVLSIPKGDVVQNAQLPAPGKMQGSKWSRIKIVTKQSGSECVTAIEIMPGNTTNNVAENKPGNVARKFANIARSQVRKRRQVAAREKKVTRTIFAILLAFILTWTPYNVMVLISTFCEECVPETVWTIGYWLCYINSTVNPACYALCNITFKKTFKQLLLCRYKNIGNAR from the coding sequence ATGGCGAATTTCAGTTTAGAAGATAATAAAACCAGTTTAACCACAAACGTAACGGTACATGCCAGCCCTTACAAAACCGTCGAGATCGTCTTTATATCTGTGGTAACTGGCTCCCTCAGCCTGGTCACAGTCGTGGGCAACATACTAGTCATGTTGTCCATCAAAGTTAATCGGCAGCTGCAGACTGTGAACAACTACTTCTTGTTCAGCTTGGCCTGCGCTGATCTGATCATTGCAATCTTTTCTATGAACTTGTATACTATCTATGTTATTAAAGGCTACTGGCCCCTGGGTGCTGTGATCTGCGACCTGTGGCTCGCCCTGGATTATGTCACAAGCAACGCTTCTGTCATGAATCTGCTGATCATCAGTTTCGATAGGTACTTTTGCGTAACCAAGCCACTAACTTATCCAGCTCGACGGACCAACAAGATGGCTGGGCTGATGATAGCGGCGGCTTGGATCCTTTCTTTCATCTTATGGGCACCAGCCATCCTCTTCTGGAAGTTCGTTATTGGCGAACGCACCGTGAAAGAGGGCCAGTGTTACATTCAGTTCCTCTCCAACCCCGGCGTGACTTTTGGCACGGCAATTGCAGCCTTCTACCTCCCTGTAGTCATCATGACCGTCCTCTACGTCCAGGTTTCCCTGGCCAGCAGGAGCAGGATGAAAAGCCACAGGACCGAGAGTCAGAAAGAGAAAACCTCCCGCTCTTCCAACTTGCTCAGGAGTTACTTCAGCAGGCACCACAATAACAACACGCCCAAGCCTACGGCGGATTCCTTCGGAGACACCGTCAAGAATGGAAAGCTGGAAGAGAATTCCTCCACCAATCCGGCGACGCCGTGCAACCGGCAGGAGAAGACCTCCAACGAATCCAGCTCCGCCAGCACCGTCTTGTCCATCCCCAAAGGGGATGTGGTACAGAACGCGCAGCTCCCGGCACCCGGCAAGATGCAGGGCTCCAAGTGGTCGAGGATCAAGATAGTCACCAAGCAGAGTGGCAGCGAATGTGTCACGGCCATCGAGATCATGCCCGGCAACACCACCAACAACGTGGCGGAGAACAAGCCCGGCAACGTGGCCAGGAAGTTCGCCAACATCGCCAGGAGCCAAGTCCGGAAGCGGCGCCAAGTGGCGGCCAGGGAGAAGAAGGTAACCCGGACGATCTTTGCGATCCTCCTGGCGTTTATCCTAACTTGGACCCCTTACAATGTCATGGTGCTCATCAGCACCTTCTGCGAGGAATGTGTCCCCGAGACTGTCTGGACCATCGGCTACTGGCTATGTTATATCAACAGCACGGTCAACCCTGCTTGTTACGCTCTCTGCAACATCACCTTCAAGAAGACTTTCAAACAGTTGTTACTGTGCAGATACAAGAATATCGGCAATGCAAGATGA